Sequence from the Seonamhaeicola sp. ML3 genome:
GTTTTTTAAAATCAACAGCATGAATATTAGTCTCAATATCGGTAACAGGAATGATATTCTTATCGGAAGATTTCCCAAAAACCCAAGCCCCTTCCTTGTTGATAACGGCCTTAAAGATGAAGAATATAACTAATAGAAAAATTATAACACCAGCTATTTTTAAAGCCATATCTGTAGCTTCTGAAGCTTGACCTTCATTTTGTAAATCGAATAAATCTTTGAAAAAGTCATTCAGCCATTGTTTAAAACGACTCCACCACCCAGAGTTTTCAACGTTTCGTTCGTAGATAAATTCTTCTTCAATATAAATATCGTTTAAATCGCTGAAGTGCCTTGGTGATATTTTGGTTGACCTATCAACCTTTAAGCTATCGTTATTAATTGCAAGATGTTCTTGGTTTTGTGCAAAACAAGTTACGCTAAGCCATAGAAAAACGATATGTAATAACAGTCTTTTACTCACCAGATCCAATTAGGTCGATATCATCTTTGGTATTAATGTTTTCTTTGCCCTCCTTTAAACCGTAATAAACGATGCCCTGGTTTAACTGAACGATGTTTCCAAGGATGGCGCCCAAAATAAATGAGATGAAAAAAACAGACATCATAATGATGGTAAATGTTAAACCAATTTCATCATTAGAGGGTTGGTCGCCGTCGTAGGTTGAAGAAAATAAACTTGCCATACCAAAAAAATACGGTATGAGGCCAACAACGTTTTGTGCTATATAGCTCATTAAATAAAAAATACCAACGCTACCAATAGCAGCCCAAAATTTGCTCGTTATTAGAGACCATGAATATCCAAAACACTCCCAGATTCCCTTTTCATCATTTAAATATTCCATAAGCGTCATGGTGTAAAACAGCATGAAGCCTCCAAATAGCAATGGAATAGCTAAGATTCCTATAATGGTAATCATTAAAATAAAAGAGCATATACCCAAAACAATAATTAATGGGATAAAGAGAAGGATACTACAGATTACAAAAACTCCAATCTTACCAAGGTTGTTCTTATAAGTAGAAATAATATCTTTCGTATCAAATCCTTTTCCCGAATTTTCGTTGTACAACTTTAAATAAATGGGCATGTAAGCATACGATACTGTTCCAGCAATTAAAGCGACAATCACGAAGAAGAATAAAAGCACTATGAACAATCCGAAATTATCATTCATAAAATTATCTATGGCAGACATATCCTGATTCCTCAATGCGCTACCAAAAATAAAATCAGTATAGAATTTTGTGAAGAAGTAACCCATTGCAAGCAGCAATAGAAGGAAAATACCATTAATGATGAAGTAGTGCTTAAAAAAATGCTTCCCATTTTGTTTTAGGAAGGCAAAAGTATCCTGAAAAAAATCACCAAATCCTCTAGACCTATATAACTGCATGTTTCTTTTTTAGTTTTTTATTTAGAATAAATGGGTAAATCAAGTAGTAGTAAGATATTATACTTAGTGTAGTTAATATAATGCCAACAGATAGCCAATTGGGCATAACGTTAGAAAACCTTGTAACATAACCTTCTAAAATACCTGCGGCAATGGTAAAAGGGAAGGTGCTAATTAATATTTTAACCCCATCTTTAACCCCTATTTTAAATGAGGTCATCCTTGAGTATGTCTTTGGGAATAATATACTTGCACCAAGAATTAACCCAGCGGCACCTTCTATGACTATGGCGAAAATTTCCATAGAACCATGAATCCAAATCCCTCTAACACTTTCCCAAAGAACCCCTTCTTGATAAAAGAAATATTGAAAAGATCCCAGCATAATACCATTGTAAAGCATAACAAGCCCTGTGCCTAAGCCGCCAAAAACGCCAAATATGAAGCACTTTATTCCAACATAAAGATTGTTTAAGGTAATTCCAAAGGCACTTCCCCAGTTACTTCCTTTTTTGTAAACAGCTACAGGGTCCCCTTTTTCAATATTCTCAAGGGTCATGTTTACATAATAGTCACCCAGAATTAATCTAACGAAAGAGTCATCAAAAGCTGCAGATAGTGCTCCTATGGCTACAAAACTGAAGAAAATAATGAAAGAGTATAATACGTATCGTCTGTATTGGTAAACAATTAGTGGGACTTCATTCTTCCAAAAGTGAACGACCCTATTAGTATCCTCGCGTTTGGTTTTATAGATTTTTTGAAACGCTTTAGCTGCTAGGTTATTAAGGTATATTATGGTTTTACTTTTGGGATAGTAAGTTTGAGCATAAGATAAGTCGTTTACCAAATGAATGTAAAGTGAAGCAAGCTCGTCTGGGTTTTTTAGGGTTTTTCCAAAAATAGCTTTTTCAAAGTTGAGCCATTTTTCCTTGTTTTGCTTAATAAAGGCAACTTCTCTCATAGAGAATCAAATCTACATAAATTTTTAATAAAGTACTTTATATCTTACAATTATTTAGGATAGATTTGTAACTTCATAACCTCATATTTTTTAATGGTAGAATTACAGATAAATACCACTCAAAACGTAAACATTAATTTTACTGCAGCCAGTATAGGTGAACGTATTTTGGCATATTTGGTTGATTGGTTAATCAAAATAGCCTATATCATTGTAGTCTATCAAATTACCTTTAATCTTTTTAAGATAGATGATGCCATAAGAGATTTAGATACGTGGTCACAAATAACAATTATTTTGGTTTTTTATCTACCGGTTATATTTTATTCTTTAATATTTGAAACCCTTTTAGATGGGCAGACTATTGGAAAGCGTATTCTAAGAATTCAAGTGGTTAAGATTGATGGCTATCAAGCCTCTTTGGCAGATTTTGTAGTGCGATGGTTTTTTAGAATTGTAGACATGAATATTATGAGTGGACTTGTTGCTATTGTAGCGATTGTTTTTAGTAACAGAAATCAGCGGTTGGGCGACATGACTGCAGGTACTTCGGTTATAGCTCTTAAAAATAAGGTGAATATTAGCCATACCATATTGGAGGATTTAAAAGAGGATTACGTACCCACCTATCCCAATGTTATTAAATTATCCGATAATGATGCCAGAATTATAAAAGAAACATTCACTAAAGCTAAAGAAAAAAGAGACTATCCTACACTTATTAAACTAAGAAAAAAGCTGATAGAAGTTGTTGAAATAAAAGAGGTGAAACAAAAGACCGATATGGAGTTTATAGATGTTATTTTAAAAGATTATAACTACTATACTCAGAACATGTAGTTCGTTTAATAAGTTCGTGGTTCTAGATTTCTGTTTTTAATCAATAATTTCAACCTTTCTTATATAAACGTTTCTCATTGGCCATTCACCATCGTCGGTTTCTACGTTGGAGATTTTATCAACGACTTCCATACCCTTTATTACTTTTCCAAAAATGGTGAAATCACCATCCAAATGATGAGCACCTTCTTTTTGTTGCACAATGAAAAACTCATAAGGTGAAGCCAGTTTATGTGGATTTTTTATTTCACTGCTAGGCATGGAAATAACGCCACGGTGATGTTTAAAACCTCTTTTGGTATCTGGAGGTAAAAGATATCTTCCTATGTGTGCTCGTTTTTTAGAAGTGTATTTATCGTCACCATTACCACCTTGAATTATGAAATTGGGCACAACCCTGTAAAACTGCGTACCATCAAAATACTTTTGTTTGGTTAGAAAAATAAAGTTGGAGCGATGAAAGCGGGTTTCTTCAAATAATAAGATATCTATGTTTCCAAAATCTGTGAAAATTCTAACCTTATTTTCTTTGTGTTCTTCGTTGTATTTTAAAAAGAACTCCATGGCACTTTTGGAGTCTAGCTTCGGAAATTCTCTTTCGGGTTCTTCTGAAACCTCCTTTTTTTTTGTCTTTTTTTCGGTTTTTGCTTGAGTGGTTTCTACTGTGGTTTTCTTTTTAGTTTGTTTATCTTCACAGTTCAAAAAAATCACAAAGAGAGCAGTAAGTAATATGTAGCGCATACCGAATGAATTTCAACGAGTTCTTACAATCAATTTCAAAAATAGAAAATATACCGCTTCCAGCCGAAGCATCACAGTTTAAAATGGTGCCACCGTTTCGGCAAGAGCTAGTAAAACGTCAAAGAGAAGCCATGAAAACGGCTAAAAGAGCTGGTGTTTTAGCTTTGTTTTATCCAGATACACAAAACTTAACTAAATTGGTTCTCATTTTAAGGAAAACCTACAATGGTGTTCATTCTGCCCAAGTAGGGTTTCCGGGAGGAAAGCTGGAGCCTCAAGATAATTCTTTACTGGATGCGGCTGTTAGGGAAACCTATGAGGAGATAGGTGTTCCTGTTGACCAAATAGAGGTGGTCAAAAAACTTACGGAAGTATACATTCCGCCTAGCAATTTTAATGTGCAACCTTTTATCGGAATCACGAGGAATAGTCCTTTTTTCGTAAAAGAGGAAGCCGAGGTTGAAGCTATTATAGAAGTAGATTTGTTACATTTTTTAGATGAA
This genomic interval carries:
- a CDS encoding peptidylprolyl isomerase yields the protein MRYILLTALFVIFLNCEDKQTKKKTTVETTQAKTEKKTKKKEVSEEPEREFPKLDSKSAMEFFLKYNEEHKENKVRIFTDFGNIDILLFEETRFHRSNFIFLTKQKYFDGTQFYRVVPNFIIQGGNGDDKYTSKKRAHIGRYLLPPDTKRGFKHHRGVISMPSSEIKNPHKLASPYEFFIVQQKEGAHHLDGDFTIFGKVIKGMEVVDKISNVETDDGEWPMRNVYIRKVEIID
- a CDS encoding DUF4129 domain-containing protein — translated: MSKRLLLHIVFLWLSVTCFAQNQEHLAINNDSLKVDRSTKISPRHFSDLNDIYIEEEFIYERNVENSGWWSRFKQWLNDFFKDLFDLQNEGQASEATDMALKIAGVIIFLLVIFFIFKAVINKEGAWVFGKSSDKNIIPVTDIETNIHAVDFKKLIKKAESENNFRLAIRYYYLWLLKLLTQAEIIEYDVEKTNSDYQNEITQDNLKKEFAYTSYLYNYIWYGEFDVNPNEFNKAKHAFTKLLKTVEA
- a CDS encoding stage II sporulation protein M, with product MREVAFIKQNKEKWLNFEKAIFGKTLKNPDELASLYIHLVNDLSYAQTYYPKSKTIIYLNNLAAKAFQKIYKTKREDTNRVVHFWKNEVPLIVYQYRRYVLYSFIIFFSFVAIGALSAAFDDSFVRLILGDYYVNMTLENIEKGDPVAVYKKGSNWGSAFGITLNNLYVGIKCFIFGVFGGLGTGLVMLYNGIMLGSFQYFFYQEGVLWESVRGIWIHGSMEIFAIVIEGAAGLILGASILFPKTYSRMTSFKIGVKDGVKILISTFPFTIAAGILEGYVTRFSNVMPNWLSVGIILTTLSIISYYYLIYPFILNKKLKKKHAVI
- a CDS encoding RDD family protein is translated as MVELQINTTQNVNINFTAASIGERILAYLVDWLIKIAYIIVVYQITFNLFKIDDAIRDLDTWSQITIILVFYLPVIFYSLIFETLLDGQTIGKRILRIQVVKIDGYQASLADFVVRWFFRIVDMNIMSGLVAIVAIVFSNRNQRLGDMTAGTSVIALKNKVNISHTILEDLKEDYVPTYPNVIKLSDNDARIIKETFTKAKEKRDYPTLIKLRKKLIEVVEIKEVKQKTDMEFIDVILKDYNYYTQNM
- a CDS encoding CoA pyrophosphatase; the encoded protein is MNFNEFLQSISKIENIPLPAEASQFKMVPPFRQELVKRQREAMKTAKRAGVLALFYPDTQNLTKLVLILRKTYNGVHSAQVGFPGGKLEPQDNSLLDAAVRETYEEIGVPVDQIEVVKKLTEVYIPPSNFNVQPFIGITRNSPFFVKEEAEVEAIIEVDLLHFLDEDIVISKKVKTSYNVEVEVPAFKLNEYVVWGATAMMLSEIKDIFKRLL